A genomic segment from Microtus pennsylvanicus isolate mMicPen1 chromosome 21, mMicPen1.hap1, whole genome shotgun sequence encodes:
- the Nup42 gene encoding nucleoporin NUP42 isoform X3, whose amino-acid sequence MSTKGTLLTDVKGGASQAAPAFGFGSKQTGTFGSSGFPVNSSSSNVQNFSFKTNSGFATAPSGSTPVFGSSSAFGAGPSAGSTIASSAPAFGFGKPEATSAVSFSFKSPDASGFGSPGFSGFPASLAGSPFGPAVTPAFGSGSSVAGFGSPGPQSQSVFAKPSNDLFGGSSISASFPVSATDNALFTPRDQLTKEELGQFQSQKFTLGKIPLKPPPVELLTV is encoded by the exons ATGTCAACCAAAGGAACTCTG ctcaCTGATGTAAAGGGTGGAGCCAGTCAAGCAGCGCCTGCATTTGGGTTTGGAAGTAAACAAACAGGGACGTTTGGGTCATCAG GTTTTCCAGTGAATAGCAGCAGCAGTAATGTTCAGAACTTTAGTTTTAAAACAAACTCTGGATTTGCCACTGCCCCTTCTGGAAGCACGCCTGTATTTGGGAGTTCCTCGGCCTTTGGGGCCGGGCCCTCTGCTGGTTCTACCATCGCTTCCTCCGCTCCAGCCTTTGGGTTTGGGAAGCCTGAAGCCACATCTgctgtttcattttccttcaagAGCCCTGATGCTTCCGGTTTTGGATCACCTGGATTTTCAGGGTTTCCAGCTTCCTTGGCAGGGAGTCCTTTCGGCCCTGCAGTGACCCCTGCCTTCGGAAGTGGCAGTTCTGTAGCTGGTTTTGGTAGTCCTGGCCCACAGTCTCAATCTGTATTTGCCAAGCCTTCTAATGATTTGTTTGGAGGTAGCAGCATATCAGCCTCCTTCCCTGTCTCGGCCACAGATAATGCACTGTTCACACCTAGGGATCAGCTGACTAAAGAGGAGCTGGGTCAGTTCCAGTCCCAGAAATTTACTCTGGGGAAAATCCCACTGAAGCCACCACCTGTGGAACTTCTGACTGTATAA